The Coccinella septempunctata chromosome X, icCocSept1.1, whole genome shotgun sequence nucleotide sequence TCATTGGAAAACTTCTGTGTGGAGACTAGGCCCAGACAATCCAGTGAGGGTAGAAAAACGAAAAACCATCCTGTATAATATGGCCGATGGAGTTCGTTTCCAGTGGGTCGAAAAAGAgagagaagaagaaaaataaaggaCCACTTGATGTTCTGTGTTTTTTCTAGGTGGTGCTCTCCTTTTCCACCAAAAGAAcacaatattcattatatatatttacatataataaaataagtaGGGTCAGTAATTCAATAAACAAGGTAAATTTTTGAGGTTCCTTAAGTATTGAACGTTTTGTTGTCATTTATTAAGTTTCATTGTACTTCATTGTCGTTTCGATAATATGAGTTTAGTTGGATGTTCCCATTTGCAAGTGTACAAGAAGAATCAGAAAAATAAGGAATCGTTCAAATGGATCCACGCCGTTTTTGTTGTTGGAACGACTAATAAATGTAGGAAAACTAGGATTTGTAACGCTTATTGCCGAATATGCAAGAAACGAGGACCTTACCTACATGCATGCTTAGAATGTGTCTTTTTTGGTTGTCAGAAGCACATAAGGGAACATGTCAGAAGTCTAAAACACACTCTTGCGATGGATTTAATTTATGGACAGATTCACTGCAATTCATGTGGAGATTACATATATGATAGTGATATGGAAACAATAATGCGAGAAAATAAAATGCAGTCAGGTACGTTTAGAAAAAGATTATTCGAGTCATCTGGGTGGTATCCCACTCAAGAAGAAAGGACTTATTTGAGTAGTAAAACTAAGAAAATATGTATCAGTCCTGAATCCACTATTGGCCTCCGAGGATTGATAAACCTTGGTTCAACATGTTTCATGAATTGCATTGTTCAAGTATTGATGCATACTCCATTACTGAGAGACTATTTTTTGACTGAATGTCATAAATGTAAAGGTAAACCTGGGACCTGTTCGGTGTGTGAAATATCAGAATTGTTTCAAGAATTTTATCGTGGTGCAACTGTGCCCTTAGCGCTGGATCAATTGCTGTGTTTGATTTGGACCCATGCAAAGCATTTGGCTAACTATAAACAGCAGGATGCTCACGAGTTCTTCATTGCTACTTTGGAGGTATTACATCATCATTGTTATGAATCGATGCCTCATCCAAAAACTAAAACCAATAATAATAAATGCCCATGTATTATTGACCAGATATTTACAGGTGGTTTACGGAAAGATGTAGTTTGTCAAAAATGTAAAAGTGTTTCTACAACTGTAGATCCTATATCTATTATTTCTTTAGATGTTAGGCCAATAACATATGATGGTGAGCAACCTTCACTCATTGATTGCCTTGAACATTACACAATGGTGGAATATTTAGGTGGTAATAATAAAACTATGTGTTCAAAATGCCAGTCTTTACAAGAATCTACTATACAATACACCATTAAAACATTACCAATAGTAGCTAGTTTTCAATTGAAACGCTTtgaatattccaaaaaaatGGAGAAGATATCAACCTCAATCACATTTCCTGAAATGTTAGATATGACCCCTTTTATTGGTGGTTCAAAAAAAGATTCTCCATTCCCTTCAGACAATCGATACACATTATTTGCAGTCATAAACCACCTAGGAAATTCTATGAATGAAGGACATTATATAGCTTATGTGAGACAGCAGCAAGACTTCTGGTATAAGTGCGATGACCATGTAATAACCAGAGCTAATTTGCAGGAAGTTTTAAGCTCTGAAGGATATTTGCTTTTCTATCATAAGCATGTCCTGAGTTATGACTAAGTATAGGCCtatttgaatttaaaaaaaatccatCTTTCATATCATTTATTCTGATATGATTCTTCTTCAGAATAAAGATAGACTATATCTTTAGGTGAATTTGAAATTGGTATGGCTTCATAAGATTTAATTGAAAACCTATGTATGTGGTAATGAAACTActcaaaaatttattaattGTTGTCAGGGAACCTTAGAGTGAATTACTTATGGTAGAGCATGGTATATTATAGTTTATTGTTCAGGAGAGTAATGATAAAACATTCTTCCTTTTGAAGGTGTATTGACAAttttaatataaaaaattattcattatggTAACTCTTAGATTACTTGAGAGAGTATTGATTTAATTTGTACAATCAACTTTAATTCTACAGactgattattattatatatttatatatgtatagATATATCGTTACTGTTAGTGTAGAAGGTTGTATGTAAAAATTAATTACAGGGGAGTAAAAAACTGATTGTTTCTGtattatttaatattttattcCCCTTTGCTATTGcaaattgaatactcaaaggtagaAACTAATGTATAACTTTTCAAACAATGAATTGTAAAACGACAGTATTACAAAATTTTTATATACGACCCTCTGCACTAACAAAAACCATATGtttatatatatgtatgtatatatgtttatatataTTATCTACATAACTGCCATCTTGTTCCTTTCTTACTCTACCACATTTCTTAGAACATCTTATGTATAGCTCATAATTTTTACTTATACAAACTgtttgtatacgttgattcatTGTGTCTTATCATAAGTTGAACGAAGAAAGACAAAACGTTGTTTAGGTTGAATCTTTGTTATtttaatataaaaatatcaTCGATTGTGTGTACTCTGCACTCCAAAAATAATCAATAGTTTCAGTATTTAAAAGCTAGAGATATTTTAGTATCCTATCAATCATATTTGTGAAAATGAAGCAACTATTGTTTTGAGAATACTTACACATTATcaaatatcaatttttcttgtgaaaaattcgatatacttcgtttttcaatccgtgaaaaattaaaattgaaattgaaccaCATTTATTGTTTGTTCAATTTGGCATGTTTTATTTGGACATTGTCTTTTGTAGTAAGTATTTGTTAAGTATCCTTGAACAGTCACACTTTTAGTTCATATATCTGATGCTTTCATTATTGTTACTTTTTAAATGGTGTGTTGCATTGTACTTGAGTTTTTTCAACAGGTCTTTTTCCTattttaattgattaaattttctcttatataattttatatattctacatgatgaataaataatgatttttttaaaCCAAAAACTTCAATATATATTTTGGTTTTGGTTTTTGTCTGAGAAACAAATATAAAATTGGAAAGTTCGCTGAGAACTGACGTGTTTGAATGAAACACCTATGGCtgtaaaaattatataatatttttgtgTTATTATGTATTGCTAAGAATTCTAGCATAATTGTCATAAAAATATTACTTAAGTGATACCTTATATATTTACACGAATATTAATTTATGTACCAACAAGTTTTATTTATGAAAGCATTCCTTGAACAATAAATCCTTTTATTTACAATATTCACCTTTTGGATATTTTTCGCACGTTGCTGCGGTGTAATATAAGGGCGAAGAGACAAACAAGAAAGATACAGATCATATTGGTTTGATTTCCTCGCGTTAAGTTTTTAcaccatataattttttttgctttaTATATCAGATTAATAGTGATTCTGATAATGAACAAGTCTGACTAAGAACTGGTTAAGGTGGACTGAATATTCGAAGGAGGTGCTTCCCTATATTTTAATGAAAGCTCCTAATTTGTTTAAttccaagaaaaaaatattttttgaataaacTCTAATCGAAGacaaaaatatattaatttcttctgaaaaaaCTATTGTGCGCCTATGTACAGTGGTATGCTGTATTATAATTCTGCAATATAGGAAGACGGTGGCGAGGTCAGGTATTGTTATATTACCGGATTCATTATTCGTAGTTGAAAAAACGAGAATGGCCAGTTTAATGTCACTAGAAGACCTTTACCAACACAAACGAAGACTTTCACTTTCTTTAGAATGCTTCCTCCAGATTAGCGTACGAACGAAACGGTCTAGTTTTCTTATGATAAAACGTAATGAGAGGAATGTTTTCAAGGCTATGGGTGGAATAACTCACTGTTCCGTAAAGTTAAAGTCTCTCAGATACCCAAATTTTAAAGATCAATGCTATCCCTTTAAAATTCGAACACCATTTTTTGGAGATTCGTTCAACACTCTGAAGGattgaatgaaaactttttgaggcaaatagaatTCTGAACCCCAAAGTTCTGTTGAGttgattgtgaaaaaattttttcaattccatgtATTTTTAACGAATCTTCAATGGACATCGAACGAAGCCCAATCAAAGAAGTGGCGACATCGTGAGGTGTCAGGTTCGAGACCCCCATAAgcatatatataatttttttttttaattttaataatttgaTGGTTAATGTTCAAGTTCGCAAGACCAGACTTGTAGATATATttggtagaaaaaatattgttctatGTGAAGATTGTGGAGTCATCTGAGACACGTCAGTTTAAATTTGATTTGCAAGGAATCAGCTGTTTTCGTGTCAGAAATGGAAATACCATAAGGGTAAACATTGTTTTCGTGCTCGTTGAAAACTAATCGctgtatttttatactgaaaaatcaatatttgattAATTCAGCTTGAGTGATAACATGGATGATAGAATTGTTTTATTCCTATGATTATTTTTGCGGCATAATGTGTGAGAAATATTTTCCCAGAAAATTGTCGACAATGGGTTATCTTTTGGAATTTTCGTGGGTGGATCTTTGGaatgatgaaatgaatttcccAACTGATCGAATAATAAAAAAGGTGGATTGTTTTATGGTGAGCCAATGATAGGGGATAATATGTAAGTGTTCGTATTCCTTTCCCATTCCCGACATGATAGTCGAACTTGAGTTGCCGTTCCTATCGTGAGTGAAGAAAGCGAATGGAATTTCGATAGTGTCAGTTAATCCGTGTTTCTCGAGAGTATCGCACCTGCAATCAACAATGTTGACGTACACGAAAATTCAGTCCATGCTTGAAGAATGCGGACAATCGCACCTTTTGGACTTCTTCAACGAATTGAGCGAGGTTGAGCAGCAGCAGCTCCTTCAGCAGATTTCCACAATAAATTTCCACGAAGCCAACGATCTGTTTGGGAAAGCTATGAAGAGCCTCGACGGCGATCTGCAAGAGATTGATTCCCTGATGGAGCCAGTCCCTGAGTCCCAATTTGAAGCAGAAGACACTTGCGATTCTACCAAACTGGAAAACTACCGAAATAAGGGATTGGACGAAATCTCGAAGGGTCATGTTGGGGTTCTGCTGATGGCAGGAGGGCAAGGAACCAGGCTTGGTGTCGACTATCCCAAAGGTATGTACTCTGTTGGTTTACCATCCGGAAAAACTCTATTCCAAGTGCAAGCAGAAAGAATAAAGCGGCTGCAGACATTGGCAGAAAGGAAAACTGGAAAATCAGGTAGCATCCCATGGTACATAATGACCAGCGGGCGCACTCACGAGGAAACTCGCCAATTTCTGGAAAATCACAAATACTTCGGCTTGCAAAAAGATAACGTTATTTTATTTGAACAAGGACTTCTGCCATGCTTCAATTACGACGGGAAGATAATCTTGGACCAAGTTAATGTTATCTCCATGGCGCCCGATGGTAACGGAGGCATATACAAGGCGTTACAGAAAAACGGAATTTTGGAAGATATGAACAAACGTGGTGTGAAATACGTTCACGCACATAGTGTTGACAATATTTTGGTGAAAGTGGCTGATCCTGTCTTCGTGGGATACTGTTTGGAGAAGGGTGCGGACTGCGGGGCTAAAGTTGTCAGGAAGGCCTCTCCAACAGAAGCTGTAGGGGTTGTGTGCAAAGTTGCTGGCCATTATCAAGTCGTCGAATACAGCGAGGTGAGCGTGGAAACTGCACAGAAAACCAACGAAAAAGGGGATCTCCTCTTCAATGCTGGCAATATATGTAACCATTTCTTCACAGTGAGGTTCCTTAGCGATGTGGCTAACAAACACGAAAAATCCATGAAAGTCCACGTAGCCAAAAAGAAAATCCCTTACGTTGACGAGCAAGGGATCAGACACTGCCCGAAATCCCCAAACGGTATCAAAATCGAGAAATTCGTCTTCGACGTTTTCCAATTCACCGACAATTTCGTTACGTGGGAGGTCCCCAGGTACACAGAATTCAGCGCCTTAAAAAATCCCGACGAAGTAGGTAGAGATTGTCCCTCGACCGCCAGAAGGGATATTTTGAACCTTCACAAGATTTTAGTGGAAAGAGCTGGAGGTGTCGTTGATGGCGAGATAGAAATTTCGCCCCTTGTATCTTACAGCGGAGAGGACTTAGAATCTAAAGTGAAAGGAAAGGTGTTCGATTCTTACATGACCGTTCTTATTCAATCTGATGAGGAAATTATTAAACATAAATCGAATGGAGAAATCAACGGCCACAATTGATCGCTAGATATTAACAGTGTTTACTGGACCGATTATGGCATCTTGTCATTAAACTATTTCACTTCAGCGGCCTTTTCATAATCAATATTTCAATCACTCAATTTTTATCGGTTCATTTACATCATCTgattgaaaaattgattataaGTAAGTTCAAATGTTAAAGAATACTTGCTATTTTGGCAAGTGTTGAACGATGTCTTGAAATTttgatgatatatatatatatataggtaccTAAATTACTCTTACACAAAATGTGATATTCGTACTATTGTTGAGCAGTCTTCATTTTAACGTACTTCTTCCGataatttaaaaatttatcGCTAGTTTTGAAAAACATTGAACTTAAGTGATTTGACTGAActatttttttgtcattctgtatatatatatagtttagTTCATTTTTAAAATTTATATGGAACATTATTTTTAGCGAAATATAATCTGGTGATCGTTATTTCCTATTTATTCTtgtaatattttgttgaataaacaGAATGAGTTATTTATTTTGTACATTTTTTCAAAGTGACACTCGAGCTTAAAAATTTGAACCATGTCCAGCCAATAATTAGCCAGGTTTCGATTTTTCAATGATTCTTCATTGAATTGTACTTTGAAGAGTTAGCTAATTGTGCAATTATACCTGCACCCCCCTGAAGATGCTGTTGTTATAGCGAAACACGCGAAgtggttgaaaaaataatcgTAGTAGGAatctgaaaattaaaatttccatTGGAGTACCCATAATAATGTATCGCTTTCAAATCAGTTCAAAACTTCAGAATATGTACATTGATATGCATAAAATGTATTGTTAGAAGGTCAGCAAATTATTCTGATATCAAATCAACGTTAAAAAAACCTGCATTGGGTTTTTTACCTTCATCGCCTTATGTATTGAACGATTCCCCCTGTATATTAACAATAATTTTGGATCGTCTGACAAGTTCAACTCCTATATATATTCAACATTCTTGAAATGACAACGAACGAAGTGCGAGTGGAATCTGTATAAATTTTTAGGGTTCTAAGAAGAGATAACGTCAGCGTAGCAGAAATAAACCTGGCGAAAGCGTATATCACACCTATACATTCTTCGACGTCTGGTCGAGGGTCAAAGACAAAACAGGTGTAATCTTTGGTAGAAGTGAAGGATAAATTCATGATCAATTCGATTATATTTCATTTAGAAGTCGTAGAACTCGTTATTATAATCTATCTGTTATATGGAAAATCTATATCGTGATTTAAAAAAAGTATATATCGTGATTTGAACGAAAAAATCAATTGCGACTAAAAGCAAATTGAGAAATTAACGGTTATTATCTATCAATTGAAACTCATAATTCAGATTGGAAATTTAAATACTTTATCTTTTCGTTTCAATTCGCCATGAGTGATAATATCTAAGTACATCATTCCATGttgttttcaaaattgataaaatttcCCAATGATAAGATATTCCATTTATTGCACTCCTTAATTTCACTTGTTTGGGAAAGATTAGTTTTATCTTGCAAGAAAATTACTCATTTTTTGCAGCCAAGGCTGAGCATACATCATAAATAATATTTCCATAGCCAAAACACCACATTAGTCTAaggaaatgttaaaaaaaaatatatatatacaagaTCTCCCAAGGATTTAGTCAACAAAACTTTAgatttgtatctcagaattccgattcCGCGATTTTGTTCGGTTTCGTAGCATTGCAATTTTTCCGTAATTTTATCACATCAGCATATATAATTCACAACATTGAtacaaaaaaacttttttttcaaattgcttTATTTATAAACATATCACAATAGAACCATACACAATCAGTCAGGTACTGTTATCATTTAAATAAATTTTGAGCCTCGTGGAAAGATGTACCATTTCAGATGGATAATTTCTTAGCCTTCTCGAAGGCTTCTACTATGGAATTACTAAAACAAGATAAAAATTAGttaattgctgaaaaaaaaaagaatgacaTCAAGCGAAAGTGAACTCACATGAATAATTGTCTATACCAAATATAGGCCCCTACATGCCCAGCATCGACATATTTAACTGTCACCCCTGGCCATATATCTTCTAATTTCGACGTACCATGTCTAGGAATATAACCATCAGCCTTTGCACAAATGGCTATAATGAGAGAAGTGTCTACAGGAACAGAGAAATTTCTAAGATGTGTACACTCGTCCATAATTCCTTTCATAAACCAGAGAGCTTCTTTATCTCTGTTTCTCATTTCAGATATATACCTAGATCTTAAAGACATGGGGCTAGTATCCTTAAGTAGGTTGAGAATTGACTTATCTTTTCTTGAGAAAAACTTCTCGAAAGCTTTGGAGGGTTTATAAGTTATGGCAGGACAATTTGAAGTACGTTCGTCATTGATTATCTTCAATATCTGGTGTGGTGTAATGTAAGTTAATTCCTTTTCAGGAACTCCTAGCAAGGTATAGGCATTCTCTGAAAATTAATATGACAAAAAATTGCATTTAAATATACCAAGAAATAATCAAGTTCTATTTGTGCAGGACGCTTTgtgaaaagttaaaaaaaaagtttgtgaATATGTTAATATCATTTAGCCTTTACCCACCTTTTGGGGCAAAGCTACACTCAAAGGGATTATCAACAATCTTGCATATTTTAGAGAGGATGTTCTGATATGCTTCATCAGCTAAATATTCTTCTTGTAAAAAGTCCCAGTCTATTGATTCACTCATAACACCCTGtaagcattttttcaaatgtcaatTTATTATTTGTAAGGGCGTTTTTTCATTTGCTGTAATTGTAGACGTCTGTAATACGACTTCGTGGCACCTGAAATATATAAGAGTAGACGGAATGATAAGTTGAATATAAGATATTTTATTAAATGAGATTTTTCATTGCCACGAATATCCAAGGAAAATGAAGAAACGCACTCATActatgaaagaaaataaataatactGGTCTGAAGTTCATATACCTCTGTGAAAACTGTTGAAGCAGTGGACCAGGAAAGACATGGCACAAGCACTATCGGAGCAGGCCAATTGGAAGCAGCCAATGATGCCATCTAGTACAAATGAAAGATTGTTTTAAACTTCCAAGTttaaataaaataatgattgAGAATGCAGTCAATTCTTTCACAAAACtaattgaaactttttcattaaTCAATGATAAACCTTCACTACATTACTTACATGTCCACCCATTGAAATGCCCGTAACGCCAAGAGGTCCAAGACCAAGTTGAACACACCAATTTAAAAGGGTTATGCATTCTAGGACTAGACACCCTCCCATAATAAAAATATCTGAAACATATCTCAGACTtgattttgtttgttcagtAGGCTTTCTAAGTCCATAATATGGGTTTTCCAGAATGATGGCACCAATTCCTTTTTGGAGTAAAGGTTTAGCCATTATATTCCTTCGTCTCCAGAAAAACTGAAGTTAAGAAATGCCATGATTAAAGGGATACAAATATTTTCGAACTTACATGATCACCTGTACCAGCTAGATGGATACAAACAGGTTTGAAATTACTGAGTGTCCATTTTGCAGGTAAAATCATTTGGAAATACGCAGTTCTTATTTCAGGGGTTATTAAGGAAGGCATATACAAATGCAATGGACTAACAAAACTACCTTCTATTATTTGATAGTCAGATCTAAGCTCCTTCTATAAAAATAAAGAACTTACTGGAAAATCTTGATGTAACTTTCATTTCAGAAACTCACATTAATTATTTTAATCGGGTAATTTTTTGGCACCAAATTGAAGCATCTTTCCCTATTCGAGATGACTTTTCTGAAGTCAAATaatctgaaaatgaaataatgaatgtgaaaaactaaatgtatacttcattcgTCCTCACGTTTTTAAATCTTCAGGTGAACCCCAGcctttggaaaaaaattttgttagaAGAATCTTTCTGTAAATTACATCGAGGCGACTGATTGGCACGTTTGACATTCTTTGACAAATTTGAACAGGTGGATGGGTTAATTAACCTAAGTCCAATTAATACTACAATTTAAATGATATCAATGtgcaaaataaattaaatgtcAACATTCGATAACCTCAAAATACAAATTACAGAACACGACCATAGAAAGTCGATACATAGAATCTCTATGTTATCTTCATGTTAGAATCAAAGATTATTgagttaacctaacctaactttatgTGTGCTtgtcattttgattttgatttttgaCGTTTTAACAGAAAATGATTTACGATTATGATATAATAACAACATTAACAACAAGAGTTTTGTTAATTTGTGTTTATTATTCTGTTTCATGTAGAATTtggaaattttgattttgtaaATATGGAATGGTTACGAAATCATACTGTACTAAATAAACAACCTCGTGCCTTATTATACGAAGGGGAAGATTATGATCCACAAGCATGCTATGATAGTTTTAAAGAACATTGGCAACAAGCCCTAAAAATAATTCAACGTGTTCAAGTACGTACTCTGAAATATGAATCTTTTCTGTAGCTTCAAGCTACTTTAATCTGTACGAATAGTGGTATACTACTAGTTATTGACAAGATAGCAGAGCTATCTTGTCAATAACTTATCCGACCACTTTTCCAAAGGAACAGTTCCTGTCGTTATTTGTGGggatgaataattgtttttttttaattgaattgatCCCAAAAATCTGTTTTATAAACATAATTTGGGAATTTCAGCAACTGCCTAAACATGATGATGTATTAGGAGTAATGAATCACTTAGAACAAATGGTTACGCTGCTGTTATAcgacataaaaaaaatgaacaaattgCAAACCCCAATTTGTGATAGCTCAATGTATTTGGACTATTTATTAACGGAAAATATTCTGGATAAATTGAATAATTGGGGATCTAAAGCTGGAAAGTGAGTAGAAGATAACGTCAGGctatttttctgttttattcataaaaatttaaattcagGTATTCAAATGCAGTGAGATGTGAACAATTTAAGATTTATGAGATGTTATTAAGCCATTCTCGTCATGTTTTATTAGTGCATGAACCATTTTTGAAGCCATTATTAAGATTGTTGAAATCTTGCCAAAGTGAGATGTTCTCTaaagaaatggaaaaatttctAGTAGATTTATTATATCAGTTGTGCACACTTTTGATGCAGAATAATGAGTTGgtagatttatttttttttaatgaacaaGGAAGTGGAAGGTGAGTAAAAATGCTTGAAGGTTGAATTTACATGTGAAATCTTAAGGCTTttgtttttgtagattcatcatttTCATACTTCTGATAACTTTT carries:
- the LOC123322440 gene encoding ubiquitin carboxyl-terminal hydrolase 22, translating into MSLVGCSHLQVYKKNQKNKESFKWIHAVFVVGTTNKCRKTRICNAYCRICKKRGPYLHACLECVFFGCQKHIREHVRSLKHTLAMDLIYGQIHCNSCGDYIYDSDMETIMRENKMQSGTFRKRLFESSGWYPTQEERTYLSSKTKKICISPESTIGLRGLINLGSTCFMNCIVQVLMHTPLLRDYFLTECHKCKGKPGTCSVCEISELFQEFYRGATVPLALDQLLCLIWTHAKHLANYKQQDAHEFFIATLEVLHHHCYESMPHPKTKTNNNKCPCIIDQIFTGGLRKDVVCQKCKSVSTTVDPISIISLDVRPITYDGEQPSLIDCLEHYTMVEYLGGNNKTMCSKCQSLQESTIQYTIKTLPIVASFQLKRFEYSKKMEKISTSITFPEMLDMTPFIGGSKKDSPFPSDNRYTLFAVINHLGNSMNEGHYIAYVRQQQDFWYKCDDHVITRANLQEVLSSEGYLLFYHKHVLSYD
- the LOC123322439 gene encoding UDP-N-acetylhexosamine pyrophosphorylase — translated: MLTYTKIQSMLEECGQSHLLDFFNELSEVEQQQLLQQISTINFHEANDLFGKAMKSLDGDLQEIDSLMEPVPESQFEAEDTCDSTKLENYRNKGLDEISKGHVGVLLMAGGQGTRLGVDYPKGMYSVGLPSGKTLFQVQAERIKRLQTLAERKTGKSGSIPWYIMTSGRTHEETRQFLENHKYFGLQKDNVILFEQGLLPCFNYDGKIILDQVNVISMAPDGNGGIYKALQKNGILEDMNKRGVKYVHAHSVDNILVKVADPVFVGYCLEKGADCGAKVVRKASPTEAVGVVCKVAGHYQVVEYSEVSVETAQKTNEKGDLLFNAGNICNHFFTVRFLSDVANKHEKSMKVHVAKKKIPYVDEQGIRHCPKSPNGIKIEKFVFDVFQFTDNFVTWEVPRYTEFSALKNPDEVGRDCPSTARRDILNLHKILVERAGGVVDGEIEISPLVSYSGEDLESKVKGKVFDSYMTVLIQSDEEIIKHKSNGEINGHN
- the LOC123322441 gene encoding protein ABHD18; this encodes MSNVPISRLDVIYRKILLTKFFSKGWGSPEDLKTLFDFRKVISNRERCFNLVPKNYPIKIINKELRSDYQIIEGSFVSPLHLYMPSLITPEIRTAYFQMILPAKWTLSNFKPVCIHLAGTGDHFFWRRRNIMAKPLLQKGIGAIILENPYYGLRKPTEQTKSSLRYVSDIFIMGGCLVLECITLLNWCVQLGLGPLGVTGISMGGHMASLAASNWPAPIVLVPCLSWSTASTVFTEGVMSESIDWDFLQEEYLADEAYQNILSKICKIVDNPFECSFAPKENAYTLLGVPEKELTYITPHQILKIINDERTSNCPAITYKPSKAFEKFFSRKDKSILNLLKDTSPMSLRSRYISEMRNRDKEALWFMKGIMDECTHLRNFSVPVDTSLIIAICAKADGYIPRHGTSKLEDIWPGVTVKYVDAGHVGAYIWYRQLFINSIVEAFEKAKKLSI